GATTTTGGACCAAATACTTTTCGGACCTCGAACACTGAATTTTTGTAACCAGAAAAAATCATCGTATTTTTGTTTTTGGCTATCGATCCATCCGTAACAAAGGGCAACGTCTAACGCTTCCGCGTAGGTCAAGGAAAGGACATTGGAATCTTTTTTGGCGAACTTGATCCAAATCGCAATTCCCTTCTTGTGATTTTTCTTCAACCACTGATCCCATTCTTTTCTACTTTTGAAAGGAAGAATAGGAAGATCTTTTAAGAATTCTTCCATAGAATGTTAAGCGACAATGAGTTCCAGGTGTTCCTTGCCGCTCTCCACGGATCGGACGGGAATTTTAGAATCGAAAGTCGCGAACTTGAGATTATGATGAACGCTCAATGCAAGGAGATACACATCCGTGAGTTGTTTGGACTTTACGAATCCGAATTTTAAAAACAGTGAGGGAGAATTGAGGGAAATATCATCCGGAACAAAACGATGGCCTTTTACTTTTAGGAGCGAATGTAGAATCTCGGTTATGACTTCCACGCCGCCCGGACTTCCCGGATAAGAAGTGTTACTCAGAATTCGTACGAGTGCGTTCTGCGTAATAGGACAAGTCGCCCAACCCCTTCGAGACTTTTGATCAAACCAATCCCAGGCGGCCTGATGAAACGTATGGTTTGCGTCGCTCAGTGCGATCAAAACATTCACATCCAGAAGATAAGCCATTCTAACCTTCTTCCTCTCTGAGTTGATTGATCAATTCGTTCGTGACCTTGATTCCCTTTTGTTTGGGAAGCACAGGCCAACCGTATCGATTGGATCCGAACTTTTCAGACGCTTTGATCTTTGCATATTCTTCTTCCATCTTTAGATTATGCTCCAAAGCCGTAATAATGAGAACGCGCATCGAAACGCCTCGCTCGGCCGCTTTTATCTTGGCTTGTTTGTAGAGAGTGTCCGGAATTTCTAAGGTTGTTTTCACATATTTATGGTGCCGTAAATATGGATTCCCTTCAACCACTTTTTTCAAACATGCCGAATTTTTAATTTGAAATGAAAATCAGAAGAGTCGAAAAAGCGGGTAAAGAAGAACACGACGGACGTCGCGATCGGTGAGAAAAAATTTAAGTAAGAAATAGATACTATAGATACATTAGAGAAAAATAAAATACCCGATCAAAGTCAAGAGAAGTCCGAAAAGACCGATGGGCAATCCTGCCTTGATCATATCTCTGATTTCAAAGCCGCCTACGGCGTAGGCGATCGCATTCGGAGGAGTGCTCACGGGAAGAGCCATCGCAAGCGATGCGGAAAGAGCGATCCCAAGACAGACTTCCAAAAGATATTCCTGTGAACCGGGAAGAATGAGCATAGAAAGCGGAAATGCAAACGGAACCAAAAGATTTGTGGCGGCCGTGTTCGACATAAAAGTGCTCAGAAGGAGCGCTAACGTGCACAGAAGGAATAACACGTTGATTGCATATTCGGGTTTGGTAATCGGTTTTAAAATATCGGAAAACCAAAGACCCATCCCGCTCTGTTGCAGTCCCACACCGATCGCAATCCCACCAGCAATCAAAAGAAGAACGGACCATTCCAAGGAGTTGATGTCTTTTTCGTTTAAAATCCCAAAGGCAGGAAAAAGAATCAAAGGCAGTAAGGCGATCACTCCCGCCGGAATCCCGTGAAGGCTTTCGGTAAACCAAAGGATCACCGTTCCTAAAAAAATGATCGAAGTGGTTCGAAACGAATAAGACTGCGCTCCCCCTTCCGGTTCCGTAAACTCCACCGTCAATTCCAAAGAGCCGTTTTCAGGGAAAAGTTTTAATAATAAAAACCATGCAAAGAGCAGTAAAAGAACGACTAACGGTACCGCAAACATCATCCAAGTTCCGAAAGAAACCGAAATTCCTTGTTGTCTCAGGAGACTCATTGCAATGATATTTGGCGGAGATCCGATCGGAGTTCCAACTCCACCGATATTGGCCGCAAAGGGAATTCCCAATAAGAGCGCTTTGCGAAACGGCTCTTTTTCCGGTAAAATTTGAAACAATGGATAAGATAAAGCGATCATCATCGCCGTTGTCGCCGTATTGCTCATCCACATCGAGATAAACGCGGTAGTGAACATAAAACCGAGAAGAACTCTTCGACTTTTCGTCCCGAATTTACGGATCACGCGATTCGCAAGAAAACGATCCAAACCGGTTTTTACGGAGGCTTTTGCTAAAACGAAACCGCCTAAGAAAAGAATGATCGACGAATCGGCGATAGAGGAAAGAAAAACGGATACAGCCGGATTTTTTCCTTCCGTAAATTTAAACAAAGGAAGCCCAATAGGATTTGCGAAGAATAGAATTTCCAAAAATAGAATGAGAATGGAAGTCGCGTAACCGGGAATCGGCTCCAGTATCCAAAAGAGCCCTGCCAGAGTAAATATGCTTAGCATCAAGGAAACGGAAAAAGGAACCCCCAACCATAACTGAACGAGGAACAAACCGCTCAAACAAAGAAGTATAATAAGAATTGAAATCAATTTCTGTTTCATTACTGTTTCCTAATCCATCCGGTTTTCCGATCTTAACGGAAAATTAAAATCTTCAAACCCATTTCCAACCGAACTTCCAAAAAAAGCGGAACGCAGAAGTTACAAAAAGTCGAATATGCAAAAAACCTTTTTTAGCGGAATTACCGCCTTTGTGGTAAATTTTAATCTCCGGAAAATAATCTTTTCTGTTTAAACGCATCGATAAATCGAAGTCCTCAAAGTACAAAAAGAAGGATTCGTCAAAACCGCCGATTCTTTGGAGTGATTCCGTTTTAGCAAAAATAAAACAACCGCTCATCAAAGGAACTGACCTCTGAGTCAAATTCCAGTCTTTTTCTCTCAGATCGTAAGAATTCAATTTCTTTTGAAAGATTCTTCTGAGAAATGCAGGCGCGAAGGCTCTTAGGAAAAGGACAAATACAGTCGGATAGGACTTAACCAAGAATTGCATAGTATCGAAACCAGCCTCGCGCCCAAAACTC
This is a stretch of genomic DNA from Leptospira stimsonii. It encodes these proteins:
- a CDS encoding TA system VapC family ribonuclease toxin — encoded protein: MAYLLDVNVLIALSDANHTFHQAAWDWFDQKSRRGWATCPITQNALVRILSNTSYPGSPGGVEVITEILHSLLKVKGHRFVPDDISLNSPSLFLKFGFVKSKQLTDVYLLALSVHHNLKFATFDSKIPVRSVESGKEHLELIVA
- a CDS encoding antitoxin, with protein sequence MKTTLEIPDTLYKQAKIKAAERGVSMRVLIITALEHNLKMEEEYAKIKASEKFGSNRYGWPVLPKQKGIKVTNELINQLREEEG
- a CDS encoding DASS family sodium-coupled anion symporter is translated as MKQKLISILIILLCLSGLFLVQLWLGVPFSVSLMLSIFTLAGLFWILEPIPGYATSILILFLEILFFANPIGLPLFKFTEGKNPAVSVFLSSIADSSIILFLGGFVLAKASVKTGLDRFLANRVIRKFGTKSRRVLLGFMFTTAFISMWMSNTATTAMMIALSYPLFQILPEKEPFRKALLLGIPFAANIGGVGTPIGSPPNIIAMSLLRQQGISVSFGTWMMFAVPLVVLLLLFAWFLLLKLFPENGSLELTVEFTEPEGGAQSYSFRTTSIIFLGTVILWFTESLHGIPAGVIALLPLILFPAFGILNEKDINSLEWSVLLLIAGGIAIGVGLQQSGMGLWFSDILKPITKPEYAINVLFLLCTLALLLSTFMSNTAATNLLVPFAFPLSMLILPGSQEYLLEVCLGIALSASLAMALPVSTPPNAIAYAVGGFEIRDMIKAGLPIGLFGLLLTLIGYFIFL
- a CDS encoding glycosyltransferase; this translates as MISGLTVSLVIYKPNLDILKVSLDSLLQSILYQSKEGSERLEFCVDLIDNSPLYGKEEAEYLKSLGERQELKKTKIQFRYHHFPENLGYGAANNRSILNSKTRFHLVLNPDIKMIPETIELCVRYLKENPSCDAVVPAVFDWESFGREAGFDTMQFLVKSYPTVFVLFLRAFAPAFLRRIFQKKLNSYDLREKDWNLTQRSVPLMSGCFIFAKTESLQRIGGFDESFFLYFEDFDLSMRLNRKDYFPEIKIYHKGGNSAKKGFLHIRLFVTSAFRFFWKFGWKWV